CCGTTACAACTGTATCTTCCACTTCTACAGGAATAACTAATTCATCGCCTGGAAATATCCAATGTGGATTCTTGATAAATTTGTTGTAGGAATGAATTTTTTTCCATTGCAAATAATCGTTGTAAAACTTCTGTGCTATACTGGATAGCGTATCGCCATTAACAACAGTATAAACCTTTAACTGCTGTTTAGCATAAAGACAGGTAGTAAAGGCAGGTAAAAGGTAAAAGGTAAAAGGTAAAAATATAGAAATAAGTAAAGGCAAACCTAACCATCTAGTTTTCTTTTTCATAAAACCCCCTGATATATAATAAATAATTATAAAGAATTTTTCAGGTTTTGTCAATAGAAATTTTGGTATTACATATTTTTATCCAATGACCGATACTGTATTGCTTCTGCAATGTGCGAGGTTTCAACACCTGACGAACCCGCGAGGTCAGCAATGGTTCGGGCAACTTTTAAGATTCTATCATGTGCACGTGCAGAAAAACCGAGTTTGTCCATTGCATGTTTCAACAGTTTTTTACTCTCATCGCCAATCTCACAGTAGAACTTTATCTGCTTAGATTCCATATGGGCATTACAATAGATATTTTTTTCAGTTTTGAACCTTTCTTTCTGAATCTGGCGTGCTTTAACAATCCGTTTCCGTATATCAGCTGACGAATCAGCAGCCATTGTATCAGATAGTTCTTCAAATTTTACTGACGGCACATCTATATGCAGGTCAATTCTGTCCATCAACGGGCCTGATATTTTGGAGATATACTTCTGTATCACGAATGGTGTGCAGGTGCATTCTTTCGTCGGATGACCGTAGTAGCCACACGGGCAGGGATTCATTGCTGCAACCAGCATAAATCTGGCTGGATATGTAAGTGATGCCTGTGCACGAGAAACGGTAACGATTCCGTCTTCAAGTGGCTGTCTTAAAACCTCTAAAACATTTCTATGAAATTCTGGCAATTCATCTAAAAACAGAACACCATTATGTGAAAGCGACACTTCGCCAGGTTTTGGATATGAGCCGCCGCCAATTAAGGCGACATCTGAAATCGTGTGATGCGGTGCACGAAACGGACGGGTAGCGATAAGTGCTGAATGTACACTTGTAAGCCCTGCAATAGAATGAATTTTTGTGGTTTCAATTGCTTCTTCAAACGACATCGGCGGTAATACCGTCGGGATTCGTTTAGATAGCATTGTTTTGCCACTGCCAGGCGAGCCGATTAAAAGTATGTTATGCCCGCCAGCGCAAGCGACTTCTATCGCGCGTTTAACAAATGACTGTCCTTTGACATCTTTGAAATCAAGATTATAACAGGACGAGGCAGAAAAAATTTTTAGCAAATCAATTTTATAACTGGCTGGTTTGGTTTCAATAGTAATTATTTCTACTGCTTTTTTGAGATTATTTGCTGGATAAACATCTAACCCGTCAACAATCGCAGCCTCGTTTTTGTTTGCTTCCGGCAGAACCAGCCCGTCAAACTTTTCTTCATTCAGTTTGATTGCTATCGGAAGTACCCCGTTGACCTTTCTGATTGAGCCATCAAGCGAGAGCTCGCCAACAAGCGAGTATTTGTTATTGCTCGTTTTTATCTGCTCGGTAGCAACCAGAATCCCTATCGCAATAGGCAGGTCAAAAATCGCACCTTCTTTTTTTACACCTGCAGGCGCCAGATTGACCGTTACTTTTTTGGTAGGAAAATCATAACATGAGTTTTTTATTGCCGAGATTACGCGGTCGCGTGATTCTTTTACCGAGGTATCAGGCAGTCCAACAATTGAAAATGTTGGGAATCCTGCAGATATATCAACCTCTACAGTAACGATGTAACCGTTTATGCCATAAACAGATGCTGAATAAACTTGCGAAAGCATTTTTTACTCGCTTTTATCTTTTATAAGTTTTCCTGGATAATCTCTTTTAATTCAGAAAGTGATGGCAGTTTGAATATATCCCGTATAAAAATTCCGCGGCGTGTAGTTTTTCGCCAGGACAGATATGCAACCTTATTAGTTTTGCTTACCTGTGGTAATGATGACGAAAAATAATTGTCGTTGACCAGAGTATCTGTCTTTTTAGTTTTGAGATTAACGATAAAAACACCTTTGTTTTCAAAAAGGTCTCTGACTACTTCGTCTTTGATACGGTATTTTCGGCGCCACGAGCCGAGAAAAACAATATTCTCAATATTTCCTGTAAATGTCGGAAATTTATTAAAAAAATTGTCAGAAACAATCTCCTCCGGAATTTTTTTATCAATATCTAAAACATACACACCGGAGAAATCCAGCGAATCAATTTTGCCGTCATTATTTGTATCTCTTCGTCGGGATAGATAAACAATTTTTTTATTATCAGGTGAGAATTCAGGAAAAGAATTATCAAATCTGTCTTTTGTGAGTTGAACAGTGACTTTAGTAGTGATATCTGTTAAATATACTGAAGACGCATCCCTGAAGTCAATTTTGCCATCACCATTAGTATCCGTCCGCCAGGAAGCGTACAGAACAAACTGGCCATTGTTTGATATAGATGGTAATGTATTTTCATATAAATCCGGTACCAATTCCGAAATTATTTTTGTTTTTATATCAACGGAATAAATCCCGGAATTCCCGCCCAACCGCCGCCAGCCACAAAAAACAACTGATTTCCCATTGGGCGAAAAAACCGCCTTTTTATTATATATCTCGTCGGATACGAGAACTTGTTCGTCGCCTTTTTCCAAATCAAAAATAAAAATTGCCGGCGAATCCTTGCTGTCAATTCTACCATCATTATTTGTATCTCGTCGGCGAGAAAGATAGATAACATACCTGCCATCCGGCGAAAACGAACAATCAGAGTTGATATATCTGTCATCTACAATCTGTTTTTCATTTCTACCATTTGTATCTATAATATAAACACCGCCATTATCAAGATGATTCAGTCGGCCATCATTATTGGTATCTCGTCTTGCAGATATAAAAACTATTTTTTTACCATCATTTGAAAAACTTAAATATGTATTATAAAACTGGTCAGACGATATTTTTTTATAATTTGTGATTTCTGTAATATTTTGGATTATTTCATCAGACGCTTTAAGCTCTATACATCTTAAAAGGTTTTCTTTTGTTTTTACAGTATCGCCTTTTTTGAGGTATGCTTTTGCGAGATAAAACTGTGCTTCGCAATTATCCGGATTTTTAGAAAGCATTGCCGAAAAATGGCTGATTGCATTGTCGTATTTACCGGTATTTAATATTTCAATTCCTTTTTCTAAATTTGATTTAAACAAAAACATATTTTAAATTGTGAAACCAGAAGGAACAAACGCATTTTTTATATGTTCAATTTTATTCTCACAAATTGCAACAACATCAAAACGGTAATTTGTAGTCAGCGAATTTTTTTTAATATAGATAATCGCAGCATATGCTAAATTTCGCTGTTTGTAGCCAGTCACAGAATACTCCGGTGCACCGTATTTGTCAGAACCTTTTCTTGTTTTTACTTCTATAAAAACGATTGTATCATCATCGCGGGCAATAATATCAAGCTCGCCATATCTGGTTCTGAAATTTTTAGTAATGATTTTGTAGCCGGCATTTTTGAGAAATTGTTCTGCCTGGAACTCACCTGATTTCCCAAGTTCACCTTGTGATTGATGCGTCATAGATTTTTACCGGTTTAAAACTTTTTCTGTGAAGTTGACAGGGACCAAAATTGTTTATTGCATCAATATGCAGTTTTGTTCCGTAACCTTTATGTTTTATAAAACCGTAATTCGGAAAATATCTATCATACCCAATCATCAACAGATCTCGTGTAACTTTAGCAATCACAGATGCAGCCGCAATAGAAGCACTTTTTGTATCACCATCTATGATTGTAATTTGCGGAATTTTTATATCTATCGGTTGGTTACCATCTATAAGCACCAAACAGGGTTTCAAATTCAATCTCTTAACAGCAAGTTGCATTGAAAGTTTGGTTGCTTTCAGGATATTGATACGGTCAATTGTGAAATTATCAATAATACCAACCTGGCAGTCAATACAGTTATTAAGTATTTCATTAAAAACTGCAAATCTGGTTTGGGTTTTAAGTTTTTTTGAATCATTAAGATTTTTGATAAAGAGATTCCGTTTAAGTATTACAGCAGCTGAAACAACAGGTCCTGCTAAAGGTCCTCTGCCTGCTTCATCAACACCAACCAAAAAGCCTGCACACCGAATTTTTTTATCAAACTCAAACAGTTTTTTCATTACCAGATTGTTCTGTGGTTGATTTTTCTTCTATCCGTGCCGCTTTACCAAATAGTTTTCTTAAATAGTATAGTCGGCTTCTGCTGACCTTACCGCTTTTGACTATTTCAATTTTTTCTATACAAGGCGAGTTCAACAGAAAAATTCGCTCAACACCACTTCCAAACGAAACCTTTCTTACAGTGATTGTTTTACTGTTTCCTGTACCACGTTTTCTTAATACAGTGCCTTCAAAAATCTGTGTTCTTTCTGATTCACCTTCTACAATTTTGTAGTGAACCTTTACTGTATCACCCGGTTTAAAATCAGGATAGTTCTTTTTTACATACTGATTTTCAACAAAACTTACAAGATTTTCCATTTTATCCCCCAGATATAACGGCAAATTCCAAACTACGGCAATTAAAAATTATAAATTAAAAATTAAAAAGAATAAATTGCTACATTGCTAACCATTCAGCCATTCAGCCATTTAACCATTTAATGTTTTTCAGTTATTTGATTCTCTTTTTTAGCAAATCAGGTCGCTTTTTGAGAGTATTCCGAATTGCACTTTGTTTTCGCCACTCCATTATTTTTTTGTGATTACCTGATAAAAGTACTTTAGGAACTTTTAAATTGCGAAAATTATAAGGTCTCGTATAGACAGAACTTGTAAGACCATCAGACCAATGTGAATCTTGTTTAATGGAATTGCTTTTTGCTACAACTTTTGGTATCAAACGAACTACCGCATCTACAACGACCATTGCTGGGATTTCACCACCAGTCAAAATGTAATCACCGATTGATAACTCTTCATCTACAAATTTTAATACCCGTTCATCTACACCACCGTAATGCCCGCAAACAAATATCAGATGCTGATATTTAGCAAGTTCTTTTGCCTTTTGTTGATTAAAAACTTTTCCCTGTGGTGAAAGAAGAATCGTTCTACAATTTTTAATTTTTAATTTTGAATTTTTAATTGTTTCTATCGCTTTAACAATTGGCTCAGCCATCAGAATCATTCCAGAACCGCCGCCGTAAGGTTTATCGTCAACCGTTTTATGTTTCCCAATTGCGAAGTCACGAATATTTGTAATCTGTATATCTACCAATTTTTTTTCAGTTGCTTTTTTTATTATACTTGCTGAAAAAACATTCTTAAAAACTGCTGGAAAAAGTGTAAGAATATCTATTAACATTTTATTCAGCAATTTCTACTCTGTAATGCTCGTTGTTTTTTGTTGCAGATGCAGAAACAACCTGACGGATTGCTTTTATAATTCGTCCTTGTTTACCAATTATTCTGCCTTTATCTGTCTCATCAACTTTTATTTTTACAACATTTCCATAATCCGTCTCGGCAATAGAAACCACAACACTCTCTGGTTTATCCACAAGTGCCTTAACAATGTATTCAACAAGTTCTTTCATATAGAAAATCTCCTTATTTATTCGCGTCTATTTGCGTTTCTTGTATTTGGGATTTTTTTAGCAAGCCTTTTACCGTATCAGAAACAATCGCACCCGCTTTTATCCAGTAATTTATTCTTTCAACATTTAACGAGATATCTTTCCCGTTTTTATCGCGTGGATTGTAATAACCAAGTTGTTCTATCGGTTTACCAACAGTTCGTTTCTTTGAGTCAATTGCTACAACACGATAGATGGGCTTAAGTAATTTCCCTATCCGTTTTAACCGAATTGCAACCGCCATATTAAAACCTCCTTAATTTTTCTATACTTTTTTCAATACCCAACCCAGCATTGAAAATAGAATTCCCAGCAACAACGATATCACTACCTGCATCTACAACAGATGATATTGTATCAAAATTTATTCCACCATCAACACTTATTTTATAAGTAAGATTTTTAGCTTCTCTGATTTTTTTCAATTCTGCTATTTTTTTTAAGGCAGATGGAATAAATTCCTGCCCGCCGAAACCGGGATTGACACTCATCACAAGCACTAAATCTGATTTGTCCAGATATTTTTCTATCACAGTAACCGATGTCGCAGGATTAATAGCAATGCCAGCTTTAAGTTTGAACGATTTTATTTTTTTTATTACTGCTGACGGATTTCTTACCGCTTCTATATGGAAAGTCATCCAGTCACTGCCTGCTTTCACAAACGATTCAATATATCTTTCTGGCTCTGTTATCATAAGATGTGTATCTAAAATTAAACTGGTTTTTTTTCTTAATGATTCTACAACAACCGGTCCTATCGTGATATTCGGCACAAAATGGCCATCCATTACATCAATATGCAAAATTTTTATACCTGCAGATTCACATTTTTTTATATCTTTCAATAGATTAGAAAAATCTGCTGATAATATAGATGGTGCAATCTCAATACTCATTATCATGGAAAGATTTTTTATTCCCCACTTTAGTGGGCTTGTTTGTTTTTCAGTGTTTTCAGTGGCAATTCTTTCAATTTCCGATACAATGAATATAGAGCAAGTGCTCTATATTCCGACGACAAAACATATAGAGCAAATGCTCTGCAACCTATCTGTGACTATCCAAGTTCATTTGTGATTGCTTTTATAATTTTCTATACTTCAAGTGTCAATCAATTATGCGATTATCCTGTAAATCCTGTCAGAATCTTTTTTCGCCGACTGAAGTCGGGTATAAATCTTTTTTTCAGATTCATATGTCTGTCTAATTTGTGGTTTCGCTTTTCTCTTTAACAGATATCCAGAACTCTACTGGCTTTTCTTTAGTAATGACATTATCACTTTCAGGTGTTTGTTTGATTATTGTATTTTCAACTTCCAACGATATAGTGTCTTTAACCGTATTTATATTTTTTATGATGATACCATTCTGGTTAGCCCACTCTTGCGCTTCTGTAATATTTCTGCCATTAAAATCAGGCATAAGTAACATACCTTCCGGCGGACTGCCTAACGATACAACTATATTCACAAGTGCATCTTTGGGAACTGTAGTATTCGCTGGTGGTTCTTGCGAGGTTATTTTTCCTTTTTCAAAAATAATTGAGTATTTTTCTGATTGCTCACCTAAATCCAGCCCGTTTTTTCGCAGTATCAATTGCGCTGACCGAACTGTCTGATTGATTAAATTCGGTGTAAAAATAACCTCGCCACCAGAAGAGATAATTACATTAACTGCTTTGCCTTCTTTTATTATACTGCTGGCTGGCGGGGTCTGTGAAATGATTAATCCTGCAGGCACATTGGGATTAAACTCTTCACCACTTTTTTTAAGATATAAATTCAGTTGTGATAAAATATCCAGCGAATCCGCGATACTTTTACCAATAATATTAGGGACAATTCTGTCTTTTTTGCTATGAATCAACGCATCTATTAACCGATTTATCCCAACAACAAACGCAATCACCGCTATTATCACCCACAAAATCCACAGTAATACTTTCTTCATTTAATAGATAATCCGCGGTCCCGCCGCCATTTTTTCAAGTCGTTTCACCCGTTCCTGTATCGGCGGATGTGTTGAAAACAACTTAAATATTGCATCGCCTTTTAATGGATTGACAATAAACATATGTGCAGTTGTTGGCTCAACATTTGATGAAATATGTTTTGATTGACTTTCCAATTTTCTTAAAGCAGCAGCAAGTGCCATCGGCATTCCTGTCAGTTTCGCAGCACCTTCATCTGCACCATATTCACGGGAACGCGAGATTGCAAGTTGAATAAGCAGTGCTGCTATCGGTGCGATAATTGCAGCAGCCAAAAGACCGATACCACCACCTCTGTCTCTGCTATCTCCACCTCTTGAACCACCACCAAAAATTGCAGCCCACTGCGCCATTCTGGCAAGTAGTGATATTGCACCTGCCATTGTTGCTGCAATTGTTGCTATTAAGATATCGCGATGTCTGATATGTGAAAGTTCGTGTGCAATCACACCTTCAAGTTCGGTTTCATTAAGTATATCCATAATACCATTCGTTACAGCAACTGATGCATTTTTAGGATTCCTGCCGGTTGCAAACGCATTCGGTATATTCATTGGCAGAATATAAACCTTCGGGACAGGGATGTTACCCTTCACCGCAAGCCGTCTGACAACACGGTATATTGATGGTGCTTCTGTTTCAGATACCGGTTTTGCACCATACATTGCAAGCACTATTTTATCTGAAAACCAGTACATAAAAAAGTTCATAATCGCTGCAAATATAAACGCAGTAACCATTCCCTGCTGACCACCAATAGCATTCCCGATTAACAGAAAAAGCGCCATCATAGAAAGCATCAGCAAAAAAGTTTTTAAGCCGTTCATAAAAAACCACCCCCCCCCTTTAACAGCAAATTCCAAATCCCAATTTTCAATTTAACGGCAAACTCTAAATTCTAAACTCTAAGTTCTTATTATCATTATACCAAAATTATCAGATTTGTCAATATAATTTTTCGCCAATGGCAAGTTTATGACCTAACAGAAATGACCATGCGGACATAACATTTTTTGAGGCAGGTTGGATGGTCTTAACGAGCAAGAACCCGGGGTTACACTTCACAACAAACCCGATATTTTTTGGAATTGAAACAATAGAACCGGCAGGACAAGATTGAGAAATGGATAGATTGAAAGATGGCAAGATTTCTGCATCAATGATTTTTAAATTTTTCATTTTTAATTTTAGCATAGCGTCATTTTTAATTGCAGTATACGCATTTGGCCACGGCTTGGTGCCGCGGATTAAATTGTATATTTCATTTACTGGCTTGTCCCAGTTGATTTTACCATCTTCTTTTTTCAATGGTGGTGCATATGTTGGTGAACCTACCTGTGCAGCACCTTTTTCGCCAATTGCTACTTTTGACAATGTTTCGTCCAGAACTTGAATTGCAACCGGAATAAGTTTTTTTTGTAGTGATAAAGTATCGTCGTCTCTGCCGATTTCAATTTTTTTCTGAAAGATTATCTTGCCAGTATCAAGTCCTTCATCCATAAAAAAACTACTTACACCTGTTTCTGACTCGCCGTTAATAATCGCCCACTGAATAGGCGCAGCACCTCTGTATTTAGGCAGAAGTGAAAAATGTAAATTAACACACCCAAACGGAAAAATATCAAGCACTTCTTTTGGCAAAATTTTTCCGTAAGCAGTAACAATACCAAGTTGAGAGTTGACGGTTGACAGCTGAGTGATAAAATCTCTGTCGTTAAGAGATTCGGGTGTTATTACAGGAATATTTTTTTCTATTGCTATTTTTTTTATTGGAGATGGTATAAAATGAAAGTGTCTGCCTGACGGTTTATCACTGCGGGTAACTACACAGACAACATTTTTCTCTTTAAGCAAATGCTCAAAAATAGGCACAACATATTCAGGTGTACCAAAAAAAATAATATCCACTTAAAAATTATACAAAAATCTAAAAAAAATTGCAATAAAAAAATTTTTGGGAGAAGGGGGGATGGGGTGTAAAATTATTCCAGTTTGTTGAACAGGCGAGTGAGTAGTGCCTTGACGCAATCTTCGGCGGGTTCCGGGGTAAGCGCTGCGAGTGTTTCACGGTCAGTATAAATTACAAAACCGCAAAACCGTGCCAAAAACCGAAAACCGCAAAAACCGAAAACCGGAAAACCGTGGGAAAACCGCAAAACCGCGCAAAACCGCAAAAACCGAAAAAACCGAAAAAACCGGAAAAACCGCGAAAAACCGGAAAAACCGGGAAAAACCGTGCCAGAAAAACCGTGGAAAAACCGGAAAAACCGTGAAAAACCGTCAAAAACCGTGCCAGACTTGAAATTTTCAAATTTTTTGAGACATCATACTGTAGCCACTTGTAGCCGAGTTTCAAATTTATAATTTGTAGGCGTGAACTTTCAGTTTACGGCATTACGACTACTCAGTATTTTCAGTGACTTCAGTGGCATTCATCTTTCTCTAAATTCCAAATTTCTCCGAACTCCAAATCCTAAATTTTCAATTAGACCATTTGGGCTAATTGAAAAACCAAAAATTACCGACAAGCAAAATTCAAATGTAAGCATTTGCTTACATTTTGATTCCAAAAAGAAAAAGCTCCAACAAATCGGAGCTACTACAATTGGTAATAACGAATTTACATTCGCCATTACCAATTTTACATTTTTAATTTTTAATTTTAAATTGTAGTTTCTACCCACCCCACGAAAATTTCTGAGTTATTAACAGAGGCAACATCTATGGATTCCGTGCTTCTGTGGCTTATTTGTTATGCCCGAGGCAGAAATGAAAATACTTTCGTTTGAGTTGCCATTTTTTTAATAGATTCACTCTATCAAAAAACACGATACCATTTAAGTGGTCAATCTCGTGTTGAAAAACTCGTGCCAGCAGTCCTTCAACTTCTATTTTCAATTCTTTCTCGTCAGGTGTTATACCGTAGACGACAATTTTTTCAGCTCGTTTTATTTTTGTTGTGATACCCGGGAATGACAGGCATCCTTCTTCTAAATA
The window above is part of the Elusimicrobiota bacterium genome. Proteins encoded here:
- a CDS encoding YifB family Mg chelatase-like AAA ATPase, producing the protein MLSQVYSASVYGINGYIVTVEVDISAGFPTFSIVGLPDTSVKESRDRVISAIKNSCYDFPTKKVTVNLAPAGVKKEGAIFDLPIAIGILVATEQIKTSNNKYSLVGELSLDGSIRKVNGVLPIAIKLNEEKFDGLVLPEANKNEAAIVDGLDVYPANNLKKAVEIITIETKPASYKIDLLKIFSASSCYNLDFKDVKGQSFVKRAIEVACAGGHNILLIGSPGSGKTMLSKRIPTVLPPMSFEEAIETTKIHSIAGLTSVHSALIATRPFRAPHHTISDVALIGGGSYPKPGEVSLSHNGVLFLDELPEFHRNVLEVLRQPLEDGIVTVSRAQASLTYPARFMLVAAMNPCPCGYYGHPTKECTCTPFVIQKYISKISGPLMDRIDLHIDVPSVKFEELSDTMAADSSADIRKRIVKARQIQKERFKTEKNIYCNAHMESKQIKFYCEIGDESKKLLKHAMDKLGFSARAHDRILKVARTIADLAGSSGVETSHIAEAIQYRSLDKNM
- a CDS encoding tetratricopeptide repeat protein translates to MFLFKSNLEKGIEILNTGKYDNAISHFSAMLSKNPDNCEAQFYLAKAYLKKGDTVKTKENLLRCIELKASDEIIQNITEITNYKKISSDQFYNTYLSFSNDGKKIVFISARRDTNNDGRLNHLDNGGVYIIDTNGRNEKQIVDDRYINSDCSFSPDGRYVIYLSRRRDTNNDGRIDSKDSPAIFIFDLEKGDEQVLVSDEIYNKKAVFSPNGKSVVFCGWRRLGGNSGIYSVDIKTKIISELVPDLYENTLPSISNNGQFVLYASWRTDTNGDGKIDFRDASSVYLTDITTKVTVQLTKDRFDNSFPEFSPDNKKIVYLSRRRDTNNDGKIDSLDFSGVYVLDIDKKIPEEIVSDNFFNKFPTFTGNIENIVFLGSWRRKYRIKDEVVRDLFENKGVFIVNLKTKKTDTLVNDNYFSSSLPQVSKTNKVAYLSWRKTTRRGIFIRDIFKLPSLSELKEIIQENL
- a CDS encoding YraN family protein translates to MTHQSQGELGKSGEFQAEQFLKNAGYKIITKNFRTRYGELDIIARDDDTIVFIEVKTRKGSDKYGAPEYSVTGYKQRNLAYAAIIYIKKNSLTTNYRFDVVAICENKIEHIKNAFVPSGFTI
- a CDS encoding ribonuclease HII, whose product is MKKLFEFDKKIRCAGFLVGVDEAGRGPLAGPVVSAAVILKRNLFIKNLNDSKKLKTQTRFAVFNEILNNCIDCQVGIIDNFTIDRINILKATKLSMQLAVKRLNLKPCLVLIDGNQPIDIKIPQITIIDGDTKSASIAAASVIAKVTRDLLMIGYDRYFPNYGFIKHKGYGTKLHIDAINNFGPCQLHRKSFKPVKIYDASITR
- the rplS gene encoding 50S ribosomal protein L19, giving the protein MENLVSFVENQYVKKNYPDFKPGDTVKVHYKIVEGESERTQIFEGTVLRKRGTGNSKTITVRKVSFGSGVERIFLLNSPCIEKIEIVKSGKVSRSRLYYLRKLFGKAARIEEKSTTEQSGNEKTV
- the trmD gene encoding tRNA (guanosine(37)-N1)-methyltransferase TrmD encodes the protein MLIDILTLFPAVFKNVFSASIIKKATEKKLVDIQITNIRDFAIGKHKTVDDKPYGGGSGMILMAEPIVKAIETIKNSKLKIKNCRTILLSPQGKVFNQQKAKELAKYQHLIFVCGHYGGVDERVLKFVDEELSIGDYILTGGEIPAMVVVDAVVRLIPKVVAKSNSIKQDSHWSDGLTSSVYTRPYNFRNLKVPKVLLSGNHKKIMEWRKQSAIRNTLKKRPDLLKKRIK
- a CDS encoding KH domain-containing protein produces the protein MKELVEYIVKALVDKPESVVVSIAETDYGNVVKIKVDETDKGRIIGKQGRIIKAIRQVVSASATKNNEHYRVEIAE
- the rpsP gene encoding 30S ribosomal protein S16; this encodes MAVAIRLKRIGKLLKPIYRVVAIDSKKRTVGKPIEQLGYYNPRDKNGKDISLNVERINYWIKAGAIVSDTVKGLLKKSQIQETQIDANK
- the rpe gene encoding ribulose-phosphate 3-epimerase, with translation MSIEIAPSILSADFSNLLKDIKKCESAGIKILHIDVMDGHFVPNITIGPVVVESLRKKTSLILDTHLMITEPERYIESFVKAGSDWMTFHIEAVRNPSAVIKKIKSFKLKAGIAINPATSVTVIEKYLDKSDLVLVMSVNPGFGGQEFIPSALKKIAELKKIREAKNLTYKISVDGGINFDTISSVVDAGSDIVVAGNSIFNAGLGIEKSIEKLRRF
- a CDS encoding PASTA domain-containing protein; the encoded protein is MKKVLLWILWVIIAVIAFVVGINRLIDALIHSKKDRIVPNIIGKSIADSLDILSQLNLYLKKSGEEFNPNVPAGLIISQTPPASSIIKEGKAVNVIISSGGEVIFTPNLINQTVRSAQLILRKNGLDLGEQSEKYSIIFEKGKITSQEPPANTTVPKDALVNIVVSLGSPPEGMLLMPDFNGRNITEAQEWANQNGIIIKNINTVKDTISLEVENTIIKQTPESDNVITKEKPVEFWISVKEKSETTN
- the htpX gene encoding zinc metalloprotease HtpX, with amino-acid sequence MNGLKTFLLMLSMMALFLLIGNAIGGQQGMVTAFIFAAIMNFFMYWFSDKIVLAMYGAKPVSETEAPSIYRVVRRLAVKGNIPVPKVYILPMNIPNAFATGRNPKNASVAVTNGIMDILNETELEGVIAHELSHIRHRDILIATIAATMAGAISLLARMAQWAAIFGGGSRGGDSRDRGGGIGLLAAAIIAPIAALLIQLAISRSREYGADEGAAKLTGMPMALAAALRKLESQSKHISSNVEPTTAHMFIVNPLKGDAIFKLFSTHPPIQERVKRLEKMAAGPRIIY
- the fmt gene encoding methionyl-tRNA formyltransferase — protein: MDIIFFGTPEYVVPIFEHLLKEKNVVCVVTRSDKPSGRHFHFIPSPIKKIAIEKNIPVITPESLNDRDFITQLSTVNSQLGIVTAYGKILPKEVLDIFPFGCVNLHFSLLPKYRGAAPIQWAIINGESETGVSSFFMDEGLDTGKIIFQKKIEIGRDDDTLSLQKKLIPVAIQVLDETLSKVAIGEKGAAQVGSPTYAPPLKKEDGKINWDKPVNEIYNLIRGTKPWPNAYTAIKNDAMLKLKMKNLKIIDAEILPSFNLSISQSCPAGSIVSIPKNIGFVVKCNPGFLLVKTIQPASKNVMSAWSFLLGHKLAIGEKLY